In one Nodosilinea sp. FACHB-141 genomic region, the following are encoded:
- a CDS encoding GUN4 domain-containing protein translates to MSIDAVTVFFSYSHKDEALRDELANHLEILKWNGDISAWHDRQILPGDEWDREIKGSLNSAQVILLLISSDFIASRYCRDIEITRAMERHESGEACVIPVILRKCMWSFAPFGKLQALPKNAVPVTDSAIWPTKDDAFTNIAEGIRKAANDIRQQLIAARQAKVDQYETTYQQAIQQGYPLGEGAQSKLNRLQVALGLSEADIAPIVTRLAAQYGEARQKLERYRHEVRLCLQEDGGEISPFSRSILNGFRVNFELTSEEAKAVEQEELAPYRARVEAVEQYSKVFADALAHENPPSEAMRQQMQRFQSTLGLSDDDVQAIEAPLLQAAASRKLEQEQADYANNLHRYEQEFIKAVETRYPLSQRVLELLQILQQQLGLSDADIAPIEEPIREAAEARHQQQLRTQEEAEQGRSNIEDDFIKSEEGINNPKPLPPEVSRKDLHDCDPTKILFLKNVRDPNGGWAYDINRIRDISGLVENRVFELFWLQTSKGAKTASKGELMLLNQHAKITHVVEILDDDVRENEAGYFRWVRVVWMPEAEKDWSQLPHQRDIIGFEPPTMGGGTAYSFANLSKFQETWNSLEAFQQHVFQVLTGAEPPMLDEVDESLSSERFGANYYAKLRDLLAAKDWQAADKETLDCLLQVMDRQQKGWLQREDITNFPCLDLRNIDHLWVKYSNGKFGFSVQQEVWQSCGSPTTSFINKEWDKFGVAVGWRTKGFLSIGGDWLLYSQLTFGLSAPKGHLPGVFLAEQGGLMMRGGRTSSRESLWAVGVGSRVSSLGSRLADCSR, encoded by the coding sequence ATGTCAATCGACGCAGTGACCGTCTTTTTCTCTTACTCCCACAAAGATGAAGCCCTGCGGGATGAGCTAGCAAATCATCTGGAAATCCTAAAGTGGAACGGTGATATTAGCGCTTGGCACGATCGCCAGATTTTGCCAGGAGATGAATGGGACCGCGAAATAAAAGGCAGCCTGAATTCAGCTCAAGTTATTTTGCTGCTGATTAGCTCAGACTTTATTGCCTCTCGCTACTGCCGCGATATTGAAATTACTCGGGCTATGGAACGCCATGAATCCGGGGAAGCTTGCGTTATTCCAGTAATTTTGCGCAAGTGCATGTGGTCGTTTGCCCCTTTTGGTAAGCTGCAAGCCTTACCCAAAAATGCTGTCCCGGTTACTGACTCTGCGATCTGGCCTACCAAAGACGACGCTTTTACCAATATTGCTGAAGGCATTAGGAAAGCAGCTAACGATATCCGGCAACAGTTAATTGCCGCAAGGCAAGCCAAGGTTGACCAGTACGAAACTACCTATCAGCAAGCCATTCAACAAGGATATCCCTTAGGTGAAGGAGCGCAAAGTAAGCTCAACCGTTTGCAAGTAGCGCTGGGCCTCTCCGAAGCTGATATTGCCCCGATTGTGACTCGGTTAGCGGCCCAATATGGCGAAGCGCGGCAAAAGCTAGAGCGGTATCGCCATGAGGTACGCCTCTGCCTGCAAGAGGATGGGGGTGAAATTTCCCCGTTCAGCCGCAGCATCTTAAATGGTTTTCGCGTCAACTTTGAGCTGACCTCCGAAGAAGCTAAGGCCGTTGAACAGGAAGAATTAGCACCTTATCGAGCCAGGGTAGAGGCGGTGGAGCAATACTCTAAAGTCTTTGCTGATGCACTGGCTCATGAAAATCCACCCAGTGAAGCGATGCGTCAGCAGATGCAGCGATTTCAGAGCACACTGGGGCTAAGCGATGACGACGTGCAAGCGATCGAGGCTCCTCTACTGCAAGCCGCTGCAAGCCGAAAGCTAGAACAAGAACAGGCAGATTATGCCAACAATCTCCATCGCTATGAGCAAGAGTTCATCAAGGCAGTTGAGACTCGGTATCCCCTCAGTCAACGAGTGCTTGAGTTATTGCAGATATTGCAACAGCAGCTTGGGCTTAGTGACGCAGATATTGCTCCCATAGAGGAGCCCATTCGAGAAGCGGCAGAGGCTAGGCATCAGCAGCAATTGAGGACTCAAGAAGAAGCTGAACAAGGGCGTAGTAATATCGAAGATGACTTCATCAAGTCAGAAGAAGGAATCAACAACCCCAAACCGTTGCCACCAGAAGTCAGCCGTAAAGATCTGCATGACTGCGACCCCACAAAAATACTTTTTCTCAAAAATGTACGTGATCCCAATGGGGGCTGGGCTTACGACATTAACCGCATTCGAGATATCAGCGGTTTAGTTGAGAATCGTGTGTTTGAGCTGTTTTGGTTGCAAACTAGCAAAGGAGCAAAAACAGCATCCAAAGGTGAACTGATGCTGTTAAACCAACATGCAAAAATTACCCATGTTGTTGAAATTCTCGATGATGATGTTAGGGAAAATGAGGCGGGCTATTTTCGCTGGGTACGAGTAGTCTGGATGCCCGAGGCAGAGAAAGATTGGTCCCAGCTTCCTCATCAAAGAGACATTATTGGCTTCGAGCCACCTACGATGGGCGGTGGAACAGCTTACTCGTTTGCAAATCTCAGCAAGTTCCAAGAAACGTGGAATAGTCTCGAAGCTTTTCAGCAACATGTTTTTCAAGTATTGACAGGTGCAGAACCACCTATGCTTGATGAGGTAGATGAAAGCCTCAGTTCTGAACGATTTGGCGCTAACTACTACGCCAAATTGCGAGACCTTCTAGCAGCAAAAGACTGGCAAGCTGCCGATAAGGAAACCCTTGACTGCCTGTTGCAGGTAATGGATCGTCAGCAAAAAGGTTGGCTACAAAGGGAGGACATCACAAACTTTCCCTGCCTAGATTTGCGCAATATTGATCACCTGTGGGTGAAATACAGCAATGGTAAATTTGGCTTTAGTGTACAGCAGGAAGTCTGGCAGAGCTGTGGTAGCCCAACCACTTCATTTATTAACAAGGAGTGGGATAAGTTCGGTGTAGCTGTAGGCTGGCGGACTAAAGGATTTTTAAGTATAGGTGGGGATTGGTTGTTATATTCACAACTTACTTTCGGGCTGTCAGCACCTAAGGGTCACCTTCCTGGGGTTTTTTTGGCGGAGCAAGGTGGGCTGATGATGAGAGGTGGACGTACTTCTAGTCGGGAGTCGTTGTGGGCTGTGGGTGTCGGTTCGCGTGTGTCTTCTCTCGGGTCAAGACTTGCAGACTGTAGCAGATGA
- a CDS encoding UPF0175 family protein, whose amino-acid sequence MEAELPKELALYSQELLSFGEPRELAGLYHWEFIQFLGERQLPRHYS is encoded by the coding sequence GTGGAAGCAGAGCTGCCAAAAGAGCTAGCCCTCTACTCCCAAGAGCTACTATCCTTTGGCGAACCCCGCGAACTAGCCGGCTTATACCACTGGGAATTTATCCAGTTTTTAGGAGAGCGCCAGCTCCCCCGACACTATTCATGA
- a CDS encoding dynamin family protein, translated as MASQIIDKKLHAYRDDLDRLLERVQALATTINNPNLQRTTHNLRRNINEPFLFVVVGEVKAGKSSFVNALLDAEVCATDIEPCTDSIQQIIYAEQEFVEQVEPNLRKIGRPIPILQDISIVDTPGTNTVVAEHQIITERYIPNSDLTFFVLFGKNPYQKSAWDFLDFVSAEWRKKVVFILQQADLLRPPDLQTNIERVKEYAYQKQIKAPIIFPTSAALEQEGDTANSGFEPVRQYIQAMVSSGESYKIKLRSVSQTTQQIIDLLNGDVEALSRQLVADRATSQSIRSKIDAGRGRSRYEINTLADRLAARYEIISARIKRDFRESLSVTMVMRRSFVGIFNQNESMQAWVDEFQERCARDLRESLEEASHEGAQHFVDGIRQLFDGLNQDLESVKTQRIESSHISLKVLERRQEVIESVMAKVKNLMADQGLGDLLSTQAGDMATEIVGGAIMAVAGTILHILEFAVAEAILSAIGIAFAGVGVVVLAVGILWQRNRIVAKFEQALDSEKDRFQQEVASRLNEKLGLIYEEVERIFTQFYDYVAREEEAVQPVIDQYTAIKQEAAALFSSKVLGEAGAEKRS; from the coding sequence GTGGCCAGCCAAATTATTGACAAAAAGCTCCACGCCTATCGAGACGACCTCGATCGCTTGCTAGAGCGCGTGCAGGCCCTAGCCACCACCATCAACAACCCTAACTTGCAGCGCACCACCCACAACCTGCGCCGCAACATCAACGAGCCATTTTTGTTTGTGGTGGTAGGCGAGGTCAAGGCGGGCAAGAGCAGCTTTGTCAACGCCCTGCTCGACGCTGAGGTGTGCGCCACCGATATTGAGCCCTGCACCGACTCGATTCAGCAGATTATCTACGCTGAGCAAGAATTTGTCGAACAGGTAGAGCCTAACCTACGCAAAATTGGGCGACCCATCCCTATTTTGCAAGACATTTCGATTGTGGATACGCCGGGCACCAACACGGTAGTCGCTGAGCACCAGATCATCACCGAGCGCTACATTCCCAATAGCGACCTAACCTTCTTTGTGCTGTTTGGCAAAAACCCTTACCAAAAGAGCGCCTGGGACTTTTTAGATTTTGTCAGCGCTGAGTGGCGCAAGAAGGTGGTGTTCATTCTCCAGCAGGCGGATCTGCTGCGCCCCCCCGACCTGCAAACCAACATCGAACGGGTGAAAGAATACGCCTACCAAAAGCAGATCAAAGCCCCGATCATCTTTCCCACCTCGGCAGCGCTAGAGCAGGAGGGCGACACGGCCAACAGCGGCTTTGAGCCGGTGCGCCAATACATTCAAGCAATGGTGTCGTCGGGGGAGAGCTACAAGATTAAGCTGCGATCGGTGAGCCAAACCACCCAGCAGATTATTGACCTGCTGAATGGCGATGTGGAGGCGCTGAGTCGGCAGTTGGTTGCCGATCGCGCCACATCTCAGAGCATTCGCTCCAAAATCGATGCGGGCAGGGGGCGATCGCGCTACGAGATCAACACCCTAGCCGATCGCCTAGCGGCCCGTTACGAAATCATCTCGGCTCGCATTAAGCGCGACTTTCGCGAGAGCCTGTCGGTGACGATGGTGATGCGGCGATCCTTTGTTGGCATCTTTAATCAGAACGAGTCGATGCAGGCCTGGGTCGATGAGTTTCAGGAGCGCTGCGCCCGCGACCTGCGCGAGTCGCTAGAAGAAGCCTCACATGAGGGCGCGCAGCACTTCGTTGACGGCATTCGCCAGCTGTTTGACGGGCTCAACCAAGACCTCGAGAGCGTCAAAACCCAGCGCATTGAGAGCAGCCACATTTCCCTCAAGGTGCTAGAGCGTCGCCAGGAGGTGATCGAAAGCGTCATGGCCAAGGTCAAAAATTTGATGGCTGACCAGGGTCTGGGGGACTTGCTGTCTACCCAGGCGGGGGACATGGCCACCGAGATCGTCGGCGGGGCAATCATGGCAGTGGCGGGCACTATTTTGCACATCCTTGAGTTTGCGGTCGCCGAGGCCATTCTCAGCGCCATTGGCATTGCCTTTGCTGGGGTGGGGGTGGTGGTGCTGGCAGTCGGTATTCTCTGGCAGCGCAACCGCATTGTCGCCAAGTTTGAGCAGGCGCTAGACAGTGAGAAAGATCGTTTTCAGCAGGAGGTGGCCAGCCGCTTAAACGAGAAGCTGGGGCTGATCTACGAAGAAGTGGAGCGCATCTTTACCCAGTTCTATGACTATGTGGCACGCGAGGAAGAAGCGGTGCAGCCGGTGATTGACCAATACACCGCGATTAAGCAGGAGGCGGCAGCGTTGTTTAGCTCTAAGGTGTTGGGTGAAGCAGGGGCAGAGAAGCGGTCATGA
- a CDS encoding DUF4089 domain-containing protein: MTSEPSDFDTATYVDLMAATLGLTIPDEIKAGVVANVEHIFAIAQPVLTFPLPDTIESAATFEP; this comes from the coding sequence ATGACCTCTGAACCCTCCGACTTCGACACGGCTACCTATGTAGATCTGATGGCGGCAACGCTGGGGCTAACTATTCCCGACGAAATTAAGGCGGGGGTGGTGGCGAATGTGGAGCATATTTTTGCGATCGCCCAGCCCGTCCTCACCTTCCCGCTGCCCGACACCATAGAAAGCGCCGCCACCTTTGAGCCATGA
- a CDS encoding AtzE family amidohydrolase: MTQPPDALALAAAIKAGSLSAVTVLEATLADIADRNPALNCFTAVTAARARSQAQAIDDALAAGEDPGPLAGVPFAVKNLFAIEGLTTIAGAKLNQGNPPATQDATVLTRLQQAGAVLVGALNMDEYAYGFVTINAHFGTTPNPHDPNRMSGGSSGGSAAAIAAGLVPFTLGSDTNGSIRVPASLCGVYGLKPTYGRLSRAGAFLFSSSLDHVGPLARSLPDLATIYDIMQGPDPADPVCTQRPPELVVPALTQGIDGLRIAQLGGHFERGMEPLVRDVLSDVLQALDISELVEFPETHRARAAAYIITACEGSQLHLDRLRQSPMEFDPATRDRFLAGAMLPAAWYLQAQRLRRWYRDRVREVFQNYDILITPTTPCVAPPLDQTTLDIDGETYPLRPHLGFYTQPLSFIGLPVLSVPIHRPGQLPVGIQLIAAPYQEAKLFQVAAWLAGQKKF; encoded by the coding sequence ATGACCCAACCGCCCGATGCTCTGGCCCTGGCTGCTGCCATCAAAGCCGGGAGCCTATCTGCTGTGACCGTATTGGAGGCAACGCTGGCGGATATTGCCGATCGCAATCCAGCGCTTAACTGTTTCACGGCGGTGACGGCGGCTAGGGCGCGATCGCAGGCTCAGGCCATTGACGATGCGCTCGCCGCAGGCGAAGACCCCGGCCCCCTGGCCGGGGTTCCCTTTGCGGTCAAAAACCTGTTCGCCATCGAGGGCCTGACTACGATAGCGGGAGCCAAACTCAACCAGGGCAATCCCCCCGCGACGCAGGATGCTACCGTGCTCACTCGCCTGCAACAGGCCGGGGCCGTCCTAGTCGGCGCACTGAATATGGATGAGTATGCCTACGGGTTTGTCACCATCAACGCCCACTTTGGCACCACCCCCAACCCCCACGACCCCAATCGCATGTCGGGCGGCTCCTCTGGTGGATCGGCGGCGGCGATTGCAGCGGGCCTAGTCCCCTTCACCCTGGGCTCCGACACCAATGGCTCGATTCGGGTGCCCGCTTCGCTGTGCGGCGTGTATGGGTTAAAGCCTACCTATGGAAGGCTTTCGCGGGCGGGAGCGTTTTTGTTTTCGAGCAGTTTGGATCATGTGGGGCCGCTGGCGCGATCGCTCCCCGACCTCGCCACCATTTACGACATCATGCAGGGGCCAGACCCAGCTGATCCCGTCTGTACCCAACGGCCCCCAGAACTCGTTGTTCCAGCCCTTACCCAAGGCATTGATGGCCTGCGAATTGCTCAATTAGGTGGTCATTTTGAACGCGGCATGGAGCCTTTGGTCAGAGACGTTCTGAGTGATGTACTTCAGGCTTTGGATATTTCTGAGTTAGTGGAGTTTCCTGAAACCCATCGGGCTAGGGCTGCCGCCTATATCATCACCGCCTGCGAGGGTAGCCAACTCCACCTCGATCGCCTGCGCCAAAGCCCGATGGAGTTTGACCCGGCTACGCGCGATCGCTTTCTCGCTGGGGCTATGCTCCCCGCCGCCTGGTATTTGCAGGCTCAAAGACTGCGGCGGTGGTACCGCGATCGCGTCCGCGAGGTCTTTCAGAATTACGATATCCTAATCACCCCCACCACCCCCTGCGTGGCCCCACCCCTCGACCAAACTACCCTAGACATTGACGGCGAAACCTACCCCCTGCGTCCTCACCTGGGCTTTTACACCCAGCCTCTTTCCTTTATTGGGCTGCCGGTGTTGTCAGTACCCATTCACCGTCCGGGCCAACTTCCCGTCGGCATTCAGCTGATCGCCGCACCATATCAGGAGGCGAAGTTGTTTCAGGTCGCGGCGTGGTTAGCGGGTCAGAAAAAGTTTTGA
- a CDS encoding polyphosphate kinase 2 family protein yields MDSKSFLAALNPDSMVVKPSHRVKLKDFDPSFTGDFNKKTAKELLQQSVEELASYQNVLYAQNTYALLLVFQAMDAAGKDSTIKHVMSGVNPQGCQVFSFKQPSSEELDHDYLWRSFKALPERGNIGIFNRSYYEEVLVVRVRPGLLDQQQLPQSTLGKHIWQQRFEEINNFEKYLVNNGIVVMKFFLNVSKEEQKRRFLERIDRPEKNWKFAISDVQERGRWKDYMAAYEDVFTHTSTDWAPWHIIPADNKWFTRLAVASLVCQKLKSLNLAFPVLEDNHMERLHEARVMLESEE; encoded by the coding sequence ATGGACTCTAAATCGTTTCTCGCTGCCCTCAACCCCGACTCGATGGTGGTCAAGCCCAGCCACCGGGTCAAGCTCAAAGACTTTGACCCCAGCTTTACCGGTGACTTTAATAAAAAGACGGCTAAAGAGCTTTTGCAGCAGAGCGTCGAAGAACTGGCAAGCTACCAAAACGTGCTCTACGCCCAAAACACCTACGCCCTACTGCTGGTCTTTCAAGCAATGGATGCGGCGGGCAAAGACAGCACCATTAAGCATGTGATGTCGGGAGTTAACCCCCAGGGCTGCCAGGTGTTTAGCTTCAAGCAGCCCTCTAGCGAAGAGCTGGACCACGACTACCTGTGGCGATCGTTCAAAGCCCTGCCTGAGCGCGGCAACATCGGCATTTTTAATCGTTCGTATTACGAAGAGGTGCTGGTGGTGCGAGTGCGCCCTGGGTTGCTAGACCAGCAGCAGCTACCCCAGAGCACCCTGGGCAAACACATTTGGCAGCAGCGCTTTGAGGAGATCAACAACTTCGAAAAATACCTGGTCAATAACGGCATCGTGGTGATGAAGTTCTTTCTCAACGTCTCAAAAGAAGAGCAAAAGAGACGATTTCTAGAACGCATCGATCGCCCCGAAAAAAACTGGAAGTTTGCCATCTCCGATGTGCAAGAACGGGGCCGCTGGAAAGACTATATGGCCGCCTACGAAGACGTGTTTACCCACACCAGCACCGACTGGGCTCCCTGGCATATTATTCCGGCCGACAATAAGTGGTTTACCCGTTTGGCGGTGGCCAGCTTGGTGTGCCAAAAGCTGAAGTCCCTCAACCTGGCCTTTCCCGTGCTAGAGGACAATCACATGGAGCGGCTGCATGAGGCGAGGGTGATGTTGGAGAGTGAGGAGTGA
- a CDS encoding DUF72 domain-containing protein, whose translation MAGSYFTGCAVWAFKDWVGSFYPKGSKAGDFLRLYGDRMTAVEGNTTFYSMPDAKTINRWAATMPPGFRFCPKLPRAFSHQGKLMPFVEESHRFIQTLMPLGDRLGPLFIQLPPTYSPEQIGDLREFLARWPRQQNPIAVEVRHFDWFAEPHATRLNQMLTSLGVGRVLLDTRPVYDCIDTPNDDPQIGSERKKPRVPLQPEVTAPFTIVRYISHPDLAYNQTYFDEWVPRLHQWLEAGTDVYFFAHCPQEARSPAVAREVYHQLQQAGATLPPLLWDIAEQQKAEEDNSSAQLSLFG comes from the coding sequence ATGGCGGGGTCTTATTTTACTGGGTGCGCGGTGTGGGCGTTCAAAGACTGGGTTGGCAGCTTCTATCCCAAAGGCAGTAAAGCGGGGGATTTTTTGCGGCTGTACGGCGATCGCATGACTGCTGTCGAGGGCAATACCACCTTTTACTCCATGCCCGATGCCAAAACCATCAATCGCTGGGCCGCCACTATGCCCCCCGGATTTCGGTTTTGCCCCAAGCTGCCCCGCGCCTTCTCTCACCAGGGTAAGCTGATGCCCTTTGTAGAAGAGTCTCACCGCTTTATACAAACCCTAATGCCTTTGGGAGACCGGCTGGGGCCGCTGTTCATTCAGCTGCCGCCCACCTACAGCCCCGAACAGATTGGTGATTTGAGAGAATTTCTCGCCCGCTGGCCCCGGCAGCAGAATCCCATTGCCGTGGAGGTGCGCCACTTCGACTGGTTTGCCGAGCCCCACGCCACCCGCCTGAACCAGATGCTCACCAGCCTAGGTGTAGGTCGAGTGCTGCTAGACACGCGCCCCGTCTACGACTGTATCGACACCCCCAACGACGACCCGCAAATTGGCTCAGAGCGCAAGAAACCCAGGGTACCGCTTCAGCCCGAGGTGACGGCTCCGTTCACGATTGTGCGCTACATCAGCCACCCCGACCTAGCCTACAACCAGACCTATTTTGATGAATGGGTGCCCCGACTGCACCAGTGGCTAGAGGCCGGTACCGACGTGTATTTCTTTGCCCACTGCCCTCAAGAGGCCAGGTCGCCAGCGGTGGCCCGCGAGGTCTATCACCAGCTTCAGCAGGCCGGGGCCACCCTGCCCCCTCTGCTGTGGGATATAGCCGAACAACAAAAAGCCGAGGAAGACAACTCCTCGGCTCAGCTCAGTTTGTTTGGATAA
- a CDS encoding DUF4327 family protein encodes MLRSLHYSIDIIRDEARQLVQKGVVSRQQPIYTLCRHIPAREWALVETELESSGFLLRDRVGDLMGREDWEND; translated from the coding sequence ATGCTTCGGTCCCTCCACTACTCCATTGACATCATCCGTGACGAAGCTCGACAGCTGGTTCAAAAGGGTGTGGTTAGCCGTCAACAACCGATTTATACCCTTTGCCGCCACATCCCCGCCCGTGAATGGGCGCTGGTGGAAACCGAGCTTGAGTCTTCAGGGTTTTTGCTGCGCGATCGCGTCGGCGACCTCATGGGCCGCGAAGATTGGGAAAACGACTAG
- a CDS encoding ABC transporter permease subunit, with product MVNTQQTITIPLRPSLWNPKTASALAVLATLGLAAYQAGLGRPGAELINLGGWPQLREFLAASLRPDLSPEFVVLMGRAAMVTLAYAVLGTALSVGLGLVGGLLSSAVWWQTVLPGEASGLRRCLWLGVRGLLAFPRAIHELIWGLVLLQVLGLNPLVGVLAIAIPFGAIVAKVFSEILDETPPEPLHALLNAGTPPLAAFVYGLLPQALPNLLSYTFYRFECSLRASAVLGIIGAGGLGYEIFLSLQSLRYEQLWTGFYALIVLNGAVDAWSALVRRRMGFTSRLDINRKPGDVSSRPAHKAPRQDGFLKLSWVGAIAAIPLSWWWLRLDMGVLWSARTQRLLGELLGTSWPPMPTWAELVNLARLSWLTVAMSMVAIALAGLFGILVSLPAAQNFLLPGGLLHPIGQRGESAWIAYTLLGLSRLVLLISRAIPAPIWALVLLYMLFPGVLPGALALALHNFGILGRLMAEVNENLDDRPVRALSTLGVSPSAIVAYGILPQNLGRFLAYILYRWEVCLRETVIVGLVGAGGLGRLLTEQISSFDYSGVMITLGVFVVLTFGVDAVSQRLRGVLRE from the coding sequence GTGGTTAACACCCAACAGACTATCACCATACCGCTGCGACCGAGCCTCTGGAACCCAAAAACAGCGAGCGCTCTAGCGGTTTTGGCGACCCTGGGCCTGGCTGCTTACCAGGCGGGGTTGGGTCGACCTGGAGCCGAGTTGATTAACCTGGGCGGGTGGCCGCAGCTGCGGGAGTTTTTGGCGGCCAGCCTGCGGCCCGACCTCAGCCCCGAGTTTGTTGTGCTCATGGGCCGCGCCGCCATGGTCACCCTGGCCTATGCGGTACTGGGCACGGCCCTCAGCGTGGGGCTAGGGCTGGTAGGCGGGCTGCTCTCCTCAGCCGTGTGGTGGCAGACGGTTCTACCGGGAGAAGCCTCAGGTCTGCGCCGCTGTCTGTGGCTAGGGGTAAGGGGACTGCTAGCTTTTCCGCGCGCCATCCATGAGCTGATTTGGGGGCTGGTGCTGCTGCAAGTGTTGGGGTTGAACCCGCTAGTGGGGGTATTGGCGATCGCGATTCCCTTTGGAGCGATCGTCGCCAAAGTCTTCTCAGAAATTTTGGACGAGACGCCCCCCGAACCGCTCCACGCCCTGCTCAATGCCGGCACGCCGCCCCTCGCCGCCTTCGTCTACGGACTGCTGCCCCAGGCGCTACCCAACCTCCTCTCCTATACCTTTTATCGCTTTGAATGTTCCCTCAGGGCCTCTGCCGTTTTAGGAATTATCGGGGCCGGGGGTCTGGGCTATGAGATTTTCTTGAGCCTGCAATCGCTGCGTTATGAGCAGCTGTGGACAGGGTTCTACGCGCTGATTGTGCTCAACGGTGCGGTGGATGCTTGGAGTGCCCTAGTGCGCCGCCGCATGGGCTTCACCAGCCGCCTCGACATCAACCGTAAACCAGGAGACGTCTCCTCTCGGCCTGCCCACAAGGCCCCTAGGCAAGACGGATTTCTAAAGCTGTCGTGGGTGGGGGCGATCGCAGCGATCCCCCTGAGCTGGTGGTGGCTACGTCTAGATATGGGGGTGCTGTGGTCGGCCCGCACCCAGCGCCTCTTAGGTGAATTACTGGGTACAAGCTGGCCGCCGATGCCAACTTGGGCCGAGTTGGTGAATTTAGCCCGACTCTCCTGGCTGACGGTGGCGATGTCGATGGTGGCGATCGCCCTAGCGGGTCTTTTCGGCATACTCGTCTCGCTGCCCGCCGCCCAAAATTTTCTGCTGCCGGGGGGGCTGCTGCATCCCATCGGCCAGCGAGGGGAATCCGCTTGGATAGCCTATACGCTGCTGGGCCTAAGTCGGCTCGTGCTGCTGATCAGCCGTGCCATCCCCGCCCCCATCTGGGCTCTGGTGCTGCTCTACATGCTGTTCCCCGGAGTGCTCCCGGGAGCACTGGCCCTCGCCCTGCATAACTTCGGCATTCTCGGTCGCCTCATGGCCGAGGTCAACGAAAATCTCGACGATCGCCCCGTCCGCGCCCTCAGCACCCTGGGGGTCAGCCCCAGCGCGATCGTGGCCTACGGCATCTTGCCCCAAAACCTGGGCCGCTTTCTGGCCTACATTCTCTACCGCTGGGAAGTCTGCCTGCGCGAGACCGTGATCGTGGGCCTAGTCGGTGCCGGCGGCCTAGGTCGTTTGCTCACCGAGCAGATTAGCAGCTTCGACTACAGCGGCGTGATGATCACCCTAGGAGTTTTCGTCGTGCTGACCTTTGGGGTGGATGCGGTGAGTCAGCGGCTGCGCGGGGTTTTGAGGGAGTGA